In one Pseudoliparis swirei isolate HS2019 ecotype Mariana Trench chromosome 23, NWPU_hadal_v1, whole genome shotgun sequence genomic region, the following are encoded:
- the ap5z1 gene encoding AP-5 complex subunit zeta-1 isoform X2: MYAHSSESLIKQARLGKLLQGKELGHEAVDSLQRLHLILSATKYTRKLPPELHKRLKALLSSPTEQFQVMSSAVLRETVPPPGQEVNYNQDNVLQLNSHAAALLLSQAASRADLSSLCAQLLRGLESRPSEGSANSLTHTLPMLNAVLTRSPECLTEDHVTLLSKKLVDWLRYASINQGGGVPSGGFFTGPRSRQPVPTAELDGTVSGDFFTVLCVGQGFTEDQWMNVYSFSMLRHWLLTYHSVSIGNNTADTANRLQLSLSLSLSHSFSHDDRSEVDGSVVSMVSATSSSSRLLPPKERLREKAFQYCQRLIEQSDRTAHKRTDADLQKACLVEAVCILDCVCGEDASLVYRTFPCIKALFGRLSSDLSFARVLLPIAQFYLNHGDMAAVDCECVWTLVFGRFPAELFNNQYLAHELLRFLRLNLESLQLRVPRYSHSFPNLLKFLAWDSPAVVDDFVDLLPSLVTAGTAVELLHTLLDLPCLSATLVLQVRSTCLPISESGGHGLLSLDAFRSQSFRGLFLFLLRGEAGSGDTIDRLSTLHEQLAETADWPRVVHCAQTVPVLLHIFFNTVVAVADEKLLAHLVQVMLERSSLLLNIPKYNKEIQRVFSSHLLRLCKLHPSLVVDQSHELLEFAGATAKVYSKEEIYTHVVWVLGEYLSVSCDSRCSVRLITSCFETLEAVLFEITSSGPPPGADCPAPRVVTSLMSALAKLASRSHDLIPRVSLFLSKLRTVTRGGPVAWCSDEEDLVAIVTRGEELWSLLKAPGVAQSVLTPPPLVTTPQWHRDTNVAMPLRLRALTNLTHLQ, encoded by the exons ATGTACGCGCACAGCTCGGAGAGTTTAATCAAACAGGCCAG ATTGGGGAAGCTGCTCCAGGGGAAGGAGCTAGGACACGAGGCCGTCGACTCCCTGCAGAGGCTGCACCTCATCCTGTCTGCTACCAAGTACACCAGGAA GTTGCCCCCAGAGCTCCACAAGAGACTTAAagccctcctctcgtcccctacGGAGCAGTTTCAGGTGATGAGCTCGGCTGTGCTCAGAGAGACAGTGCCCCCACCTGGCCAGGAAGTGAACTACAACCAGGACAACGTCCTTCAACTGAACAGTCATGCTGCCGCCCTGCTGCTCTCACAG GCGGCATCCAGGGCCGATCTGTCGTCTCTCTGCGCTCAGCTCCTCCGCGGTCTGGAAAGCCGACCGTCGGAGGGTTCGGCCAACTCGCTCACGCACACCCTGCCGATGCTCAACGCCGTCCTCACGCGCAGCCCGGAGTGCCTCACCGAAG ATCACGTGACCCTGCTGAGTAAGAAGCTCGTTGATTGGTTGCGCTACGCCAGCATCAATCAGGGAGGCGGCGTTCCCTCCGGAGGGTTCTTCACAGGGCCCAGGTCACGACAG CCGGTACCGACAGCGGAGCTGGATGGGACGGTGTCGGGGGACTTCTTCACCGTGCTGTGCGTGGGCCAGGGCTTCACCGAGGACCAGTGGATGAACGTCTACTCCTTTTCCATGCTCCGCCATTGGCTCCTCACCTACCACTCCGTTTCCATCGGCAACAACACAGCTGACACTG CGAACAGGCTGCAGCtcagcctctccctctccctctcacactccTTTTCTCATG ATGACCGGTCGGAGGTGGACGGGTCAGTGGTTTCCATGGTTTCAGCGACCTCGTCCTCCAGCCGGCTGCTGCCTCCAAAGGAGCGTCTGAGGGAGAAGGCCTTCCAGTACTGCCAACGCCTCATCGAGCAGAGCGAccgca CGGCTCACAAGAGGACAGACGCAGACCTGCAGAAAGCG TGTCTGGTGGAGGCGGTGTGTATCCTGGACTGCGTGTGTGGCGAGGACGCCTCGCTGGTCTACCGGACGTTCCCGTGCATTAAGGCGCTGTTCGGCCGGCTCAGCTCGGacttgtcgtttgccagagtccTGCTGCCCATCGCTCAGTTCTACCTCAACCACG GCGACATGGCTGCGGTggattgtgagtgtgtgtggacgcTGGTGTTTGGGCGCTTCCCGGCCGAGCTGTTCAACAACCAGTACCTGGCACACGAGCTCCTGCGCTTCCTTCGACTGAACCTTGAGAGCCTGCAGCTCCGAGTGCCGCGGTACTCCCACTCCTTCCCGAACCTGCTGAAG TTCTTGGCGTGGGACAGCCCGGCGGTGGTGGATGACTTTGTGGATCTGCTGCCCTCTCTGGTGACCGCTGGAACTGCAGTGGAGCTTCTCCACACTCTGCTGGACCTGCCCTGTCTCTCTGCCACACTGGTGTTGCAAGTCAG gtcaACTTGTTTGCCCATCTCTGAGTCAGGGGGGCATGGCCTCCTGTCACTTGATGCATTTCGAAGCCAATCTTTCCGAGGGcttttcctcttcctgcttcgagGGGAAGCGGGTTCAG GTGACACCATCGACCGACTGAGCACGCTCCATGAGCAGCTGGCGGAGactgctgattggccgagagttGTTCATTGTGCCCAGACTGTCCCCGTGCTGCTGCACATTTTTTTCAACACAGTCGTCGCG gtagctGATGAGAAGCTTTTAGCCCACTTGGTTCAAGTGATGCTGGAGAGAAGCAGCCTCCTGCTCAACATCCCAAAATACAATAAAGAGATACAGAG ggtgTTCAGCAGCCACCTGCTGAGGTTGTGCAAGCTCCACCCATCTCTGGTGGTGGACCAGTCTCACGAGCTTCTGGAGTTCGCTGGCGCCACAGCGAAGGTCTACAGCAAAGAGGAAATCTACACACACGTG GTGTGGGTGCTGGGCGAGTACCTCTCGGTGTCGTGCGACTCCCGCTGCTCCGTGAGgctcatcacttcctgttttgagaCGTTGGAGGCGGTGCTGTTTGAGATCACTTCATCCGGCCCGCCGCCCGGAGCCGATTGCCCCGCCCCGAGAGTCGTCACCTCTCTCATGAGCGCTCTCGCCAAGCTGGCGTCGCGATCGCACGACCTCATACCCAG ggtgtctctgttcctctccaaGCTGAGGACGGTGACCAGAGGCGGGCCAGTCGCCTGGTGCTCGGATGAAGAGGACCTCGTTGCCATAGTGACGCGCGGCGAGGAGTTGTGGTCGCTGCTGAAGGCTCCTGGTGTGGCTCAGAGCGTCCTGACCCCGCCCCCGCTGGTCACCACGCCCCAGTGGCACAGAGACACCAATGTGGCCATGCCGCTGCGACTGCGGGCCCTCACCAACCTCACACACTTGcagtga
- the ap5z1 gene encoding AP-5 complex subunit zeta-1 isoform X1: MYAHSSESLIKQAREIQESELLKFLSRLGKLLQGKELGHEAVDSLQRLHLILSATKYTRKLPPELHKRLKALLSSPTEQFQVMSSAVLRETVPPPGQEVNYNQDNVLQLNSHAAALLLSQAASRADLSSLCAQLLRGLESRPSEGSANSLTHTLPMLNAVLTRSPECLTEDHVTLLSKKLVDWLRYASINQGGGVPSGGFFTGPRSRQPVPTAELDGTVSGDFFTVLCVGQGFTEDQWMNVYSFSMLRHWLLTYHSVSIGNNTADTANRLQLSLSLSLSHSFSHDDRSEVDGSVVSMVSATSSSSRLLPPKERLREKAFQYCQRLIEQSDRTAHKRTDADLQKACLVEAVCILDCVCGEDASLVYRTFPCIKALFGRLSSDLSFARVLLPIAQFYLNHGDMAAVDCECVWTLVFGRFPAELFNNQYLAHELLRFLRLNLESLQLRVPRYSHSFPNLLKFLAWDSPAVVDDFVDLLPSLVTAGTAVELLHTLLDLPCLSATLVLQVRSTCLPISESGGHGLLSLDAFRSQSFRGLFLFLLRGEAGSGDTIDRLSTLHEQLAETADWPRVVHCAQTVPVLLHIFFNTVVAVADEKLLAHLVQVMLERSSLLLNIPKYNKEIQRVFSSHLLRLCKLHPSLVVDQSHELLEFAGATAKVYSKEEIYTHVVWVLGEYLSVSCDSRCSVRLITSCFETLEAVLFEITSSGPPPGADCPAPRVVTSLMSALAKLASRSHDLIPRVSLFLSKLRTVTRGGPVAWCSDEEDLVAIVTRGEELWSLLKAPGVAQSVLTPPPLVTTPQWHRDTNVAMPLRLRALTNLTHLQ; this comes from the exons ATGTACGCGCACAGCTCGGAGAGTTTAATCAAACAGGCCAG AGAGATTCAGGAGTCTGAGCTGCTGAAGTTTCTCAGCAGATTGGGGAAGCTGCTCCAGGGGAAGGAGCTAGGACACGAGGCCGTCGACTCCCTGCAGAGGCTGCACCTCATCCTGTCTGCTACCAAGTACACCAGGAA GTTGCCCCCAGAGCTCCACAAGAGACTTAAagccctcctctcgtcccctacGGAGCAGTTTCAGGTGATGAGCTCGGCTGTGCTCAGAGAGACAGTGCCCCCACCTGGCCAGGAAGTGAACTACAACCAGGACAACGTCCTTCAACTGAACAGTCATGCTGCCGCCCTGCTGCTCTCACAG GCGGCATCCAGGGCCGATCTGTCGTCTCTCTGCGCTCAGCTCCTCCGCGGTCTGGAAAGCCGACCGTCGGAGGGTTCGGCCAACTCGCTCACGCACACCCTGCCGATGCTCAACGCCGTCCTCACGCGCAGCCCGGAGTGCCTCACCGAAG ATCACGTGACCCTGCTGAGTAAGAAGCTCGTTGATTGGTTGCGCTACGCCAGCATCAATCAGGGAGGCGGCGTTCCCTCCGGAGGGTTCTTCACAGGGCCCAGGTCACGACAG CCGGTACCGACAGCGGAGCTGGATGGGACGGTGTCGGGGGACTTCTTCACCGTGCTGTGCGTGGGCCAGGGCTTCACCGAGGACCAGTGGATGAACGTCTACTCCTTTTCCATGCTCCGCCATTGGCTCCTCACCTACCACTCCGTTTCCATCGGCAACAACACAGCTGACACTG CGAACAGGCTGCAGCtcagcctctccctctccctctcacactccTTTTCTCATG ATGACCGGTCGGAGGTGGACGGGTCAGTGGTTTCCATGGTTTCAGCGACCTCGTCCTCCAGCCGGCTGCTGCCTCCAAAGGAGCGTCTGAGGGAGAAGGCCTTCCAGTACTGCCAACGCCTCATCGAGCAGAGCGAccgca CGGCTCACAAGAGGACAGACGCAGACCTGCAGAAAGCG TGTCTGGTGGAGGCGGTGTGTATCCTGGACTGCGTGTGTGGCGAGGACGCCTCGCTGGTCTACCGGACGTTCCCGTGCATTAAGGCGCTGTTCGGCCGGCTCAGCTCGGacttgtcgtttgccagagtccTGCTGCCCATCGCTCAGTTCTACCTCAACCACG GCGACATGGCTGCGGTggattgtgagtgtgtgtggacgcTGGTGTTTGGGCGCTTCCCGGCCGAGCTGTTCAACAACCAGTACCTGGCACACGAGCTCCTGCGCTTCCTTCGACTGAACCTTGAGAGCCTGCAGCTCCGAGTGCCGCGGTACTCCCACTCCTTCCCGAACCTGCTGAAG TTCTTGGCGTGGGACAGCCCGGCGGTGGTGGATGACTTTGTGGATCTGCTGCCCTCTCTGGTGACCGCTGGAACTGCAGTGGAGCTTCTCCACACTCTGCTGGACCTGCCCTGTCTCTCTGCCACACTGGTGTTGCAAGTCAG gtcaACTTGTTTGCCCATCTCTGAGTCAGGGGGGCATGGCCTCCTGTCACTTGATGCATTTCGAAGCCAATCTTTCCGAGGGcttttcctcttcctgcttcgagGGGAAGCGGGTTCAG GTGACACCATCGACCGACTGAGCACGCTCCATGAGCAGCTGGCGGAGactgctgattggccgagagttGTTCATTGTGCCCAGACTGTCCCCGTGCTGCTGCACATTTTTTTCAACACAGTCGTCGCG gtagctGATGAGAAGCTTTTAGCCCACTTGGTTCAAGTGATGCTGGAGAGAAGCAGCCTCCTGCTCAACATCCCAAAATACAATAAAGAGATACAGAG ggtgTTCAGCAGCCACCTGCTGAGGTTGTGCAAGCTCCACCCATCTCTGGTGGTGGACCAGTCTCACGAGCTTCTGGAGTTCGCTGGCGCCACAGCGAAGGTCTACAGCAAAGAGGAAATCTACACACACGTG GTGTGGGTGCTGGGCGAGTACCTCTCGGTGTCGTGCGACTCCCGCTGCTCCGTGAGgctcatcacttcctgttttgagaCGTTGGAGGCGGTGCTGTTTGAGATCACTTCATCCGGCCCGCCGCCCGGAGCCGATTGCCCCGCCCCGAGAGTCGTCACCTCTCTCATGAGCGCTCTCGCCAAGCTGGCGTCGCGATCGCACGACCTCATACCCAG ggtgtctctgttcctctccaaGCTGAGGACGGTGACCAGAGGCGGGCCAGTCGCCTGGTGCTCGGATGAAGAGGACCTCGTTGCCATAGTGACGCGCGGCGAGGAGTTGTGGTCGCTGCTGAAGGCTCCTGGTGTGGCTCAGAGCGTCCTGACCCCGCCCCCGCTGGTCACCACGCCCCAGTGGCACAGAGACACCAATGTGGCCATGCCGCTGCGACTGCGGGCCCTCACCAACCTCACACACTTGcagtga
- the ap5z1 gene encoding AP-5 complex subunit zeta-1 isoform X3, with protein sequence MYAHSSESLIKQAREIQESELLKFLSRLGKLLQGKELGHEAVDSLQRLHLILSATKYTRKLPPELHKRLKALLSSPTEQFQVMSSAVLRETVPPPGQEVNYNQDNVLQLNSHAAALLLSQAASRADLSSLCAQLLRGLESRPSEGSANSLTHTLPMLNAVLTRSPECLTEDHVTLLSKKLVDWLRYASINQGGGVPSGGFFTGPRSRQPVPTAELDGTVSGDFFTVLCVGQGFTEDQWMNVYSFSMLRHWLLTYHSVSIGNNTADTDDRSEVDGSVVSMVSATSSSSRLLPPKERLREKAFQYCQRLIEQSDRTAHKRTDADLQKACLVEAVCILDCVCGEDASLVYRTFPCIKALFGRLSSDLSFARVLLPIAQFYLNHGDMAAVDCECVWTLVFGRFPAELFNNQYLAHELLRFLRLNLESLQLRVPRYSHSFPNLLKFLAWDSPAVVDDFVDLLPSLVTAGTAVELLHTLLDLPCLSATLVLQVRSTCLPISESGGHGLLSLDAFRSQSFRGLFLFLLRGEAGSGDTIDRLSTLHEQLAETADWPRVVHCAQTVPVLLHIFFNTVVAVADEKLLAHLVQVMLERSSLLLNIPKYNKEIQRVFSSHLLRLCKLHPSLVVDQSHELLEFAGATAKVYSKEEIYTHVVWVLGEYLSVSCDSRCSVRLITSCFETLEAVLFEITSSGPPPGADCPAPRVVTSLMSALAKLASRSHDLIPRVSLFLSKLRTVTRGGPVAWCSDEEDLVAIVTRGEELWSLLKAPGVAQSVLTPPPLVTTPQWHRDTNVAMPLRLRALTNLTHLQ encoded by the exons ATGTACGCGCACAGCTCGGAGAGTTTAATCAAACAGGCCAG AGAGATTCAGGAGTCTGAGCTGCTGAAGTTTCTCAGCAGATTGGGGAAGCTGCTCCAGGGGAAGGAGCTAGGACACGAGGCCGTCGACTCCCTGCAGAGGCTGCACCTCATCCTGTCTGCTACCAAGTACACCAGGAA GTTGCCCCCAGAGCTCCACAAGAGACTTAAagccctcctctcgtcccctacGGAGCAGTTTCAGGTGATGAGCTCGGCTGTGCTCAGAGAGACAGTGCCCCCACCTGGCCAGGAAGTGAACTACAACCAGGACAACGTCCTTCAACTGAACAGTCATGCTGCCGCCCTGCTGCTCTCACAG GCGGCATCCAGGGCCGATCTGTCGTCTCTCTGCGCTCAGCTCCTCCGCGGTCTGGAAAGCCGACCGTCGGAGGGTTCGGCCAACTCGCTCACGCACACCCTGCCGATGCTCAACGCCGTCCTCACGCGCAGCCCGGAGTGCCTCACCGAAG ATCACGTGACCCTGCTGAGTAAGAAGCTCGTTGATTGGTTGCGCTACGCCAGCATCAATCAGGGAGGCGGCGTTCCCTCCGGAGGGTTCTTCACAGGGCCCAGGTCACGACAG CCGGTACCGACAGCGGAGCTGGATGGGACGGTGTCGGGGGACTTCTTCACCGTGCTGTGCGTGGGCCAGGGCTTCACCGAGGACCAGTGGATGAACGTCTACTCCTTTTCCATGCTCCGCCATTGGCTCCTCACCTACCACTCCGTTTCCATCGGCAACAACACAGCTGACACTG ATGACCGGTCGGAGGTGGACGGGTCAGTGGTTTCCATGGTTTCAGCGACCTCGTCCTCCAGCCGGCTGCTGCCTCCAAAGGAGCGTCTGAGGGAGAAGGCCTTCCAGTACTGCCAACGCCTCATCGAGCAGAGCGAccgca CGGCTCACAAGAGGACAGACGCAGACCTGCAGAAAGCG TGTCTGGTGGAGGCGGTGTGTATCCTGGACTGCGTGTGTGGCGAGGACGCCTCGCTGGTCTACCGGACGTTCCCGTGCATTAAGGCGCTGTTCGGCCGGCTCAGCTCGGacttgtcgtttgccagagtccTGCTGCCCATCGCTCAGTTCTACCTCAACCACG GCGACATGGCTGCGGTggattgtgagtgtgtgtggacgcTGGTGTTTGGGCGCTTCCCGGCCGAGCTGTTCAACAACCAGTACCTGGCACACGAGCTCCTGCGCTTCCTTCGACTGAACCTTGAGAGCCTGCAGCTCCGAGTGCCGCGGTACTCCCACTCCTTCCCGAACCTGCTGAAG TTCTTGGCGTGGGACAGCCCGGCGGTGGTGGATGACTTTGTGGATCTGCTGCCCTCTCTGGTGACCGCTGGAACTGCAGTGGAGCTTCTCCACACTCTGCTGGACCTGCCCTGTCTCTCTGCCACACTGGTGTTGCAAGTCAG gtcaACTTGTTTGCCCATCTCTGAGTCAGGGGGGCATGGCCTCCTGTCACTTGATGCATTTCGAAGCCAATCTTTCCGAGGGcttttcctcttcctgcttcgagGGGAAGCGGGTTCAG GTGACACCATCGACCGACTGAGCACGCTCCATGAGCAGCTGGCGGAGactgctgattggccgagagttGTTCATTGTGCCCAGACTGTCCCCGTGCTGCTGCACATTTTTTTCAACACAGTCGTCGCG gtagctGATGAGAAGCTTTTAGCCCACTTGGTTCAAGTGATGCTGGAGAGAAGCAGCCTCCTGCTCAACATCCCAAAATACAATAAAGAGATACAGAG ggtgTTCAGCAGCCACCTGCTGAGGTTGTGCAAGCTCCACCCATCTCTGGTGGTGGACCAGTCTCACGAGCTTCTGGAGTTCGCTGGCGCCACAGCGAAGGTCTACAGCAAAGAGGAAATCTACACACACGTG GTGTGGGTGCTGGGCGAGTACCTCTCGGTGTCGTGCGACTCCCGCTGCTCCGTGAGgctcatcacttcctgttttgagaCGTTGGAGGCGGTGCTGTTTGAGATCACTTCATCCGGCCCGCCGCCCGGAGCCGATTGCCCCGCCCCGAGAGTCGTCACCTCTCTCATGAGCGCTCTCGCCAAGCTGGCGTCGCGATCGCACGACCTCATACCCAG ggtgtctctgttcctctccaaGCTGAGGACGGTGACCAGAGGCGGGCCAGTCGCCTGGTGCTCGGATGAAGAGGACCTCGTTGCCATAGTGACGCGCGGCGAGGAGTTGTGGTCGCTGCTGAAGGCTCCTGGTGTGGCTCAGAGCGTCCTGACCCCGCCCCCGCTGGTCACCACGCCCCAGTGGCACAGAGACACCAATGTGGCCATGCCGCTGCGACTGCGGGCCCTCACCAACCTCACACACTTGcagtga